Proteins found in one bacterium genomic segment:
- a CDS encoding TetR/AcrR family transcriptional regulator, with protein MGIKDRQLAQKERLRRSILDAAAELFVKEGYEKVSMRRLAEKIDYSPMSIYLHFRDKAELLDTICEETFTTLIQHKRLARAEDYPGDPIGYLKAGLRAYIEFGLRHPYHYQLTFMTRSSVDGERRKRIGQEAFGCLRTAVRTCAEQGKLRIDDVELASQVLWTAIHGVTSLLITHSKFPWANRERLIGEAVDTVVRGLERDSQSV; from the coding sequence ATGGGGATCAAGGACCGACAACTCGCGCAGAAAGAGCGGCTCCGCCGGAGCATTCTTGACGCTGCCGCGGAACTCTTCGTCAAAGAGGGCTACGAGAAAGTCTCGATGCGCCGGCTCGCGGAGAAGATCGACTATTCCCCGATGTCGATCTATCTGCATTTTCGGGACAAGGCTGAGCTACTCGACACGATCTGCGAAGAGACGTTCACGACACTGATCCAGCACAAGCGCCTGGCCAGAGCTGAGGATTATCCCGGCGACCCAATCGGCTACCTGAAGGCCGGCCTGCGTGCGTACATCGAGTTCGGCCTTCGCCATCCGTACCACTATCAACTCACGTTCATGACGCGCTCTTCGGTCGACGGAGAGCGCCGAAAGCGGATCGGGCAGGAGGCGTTCGGTTGCTTGCGGACGGCAGTCCGAACGTGTGCCGAGCAGGGCAAGCTTCGCATCGACGATGTAGAACTCGCCAGCCAGGTGCTGTGGACGGCCATTCACGGTGTGACCTCGCTGCTGATCACGCACTCAAAGTTTCCTTGGGCGAATCGGGAACGGCTGATCGGTGAGGCCGTCGATACCGTCGTCCGGGGCCTCGAGCGAGACAGTCAGTCAGTGTAA